Within Plodia interpunctella isolate USDA-ARS_2022_Savannah chromosome 17, ilPloInte3.2, whole genome shotgun sequence, the genomic segment atcaattgggggataatatatatatacaatttgcaCCTAAATTTAACTGCATATTTGTACTAAGAGAGTATCATTAGATTCCTCATAAACTTACGATATCTCCTCTCGCATTGCTATCTGAAAAGGTGTTTAAGAATTGATGTGAACTTTTACTCACATACTGACAAAAACTCTGAAAACATAACATTCGTTTTTTTGGGTAGTCGTGTAATAACCGAAATGTTAGGTTTTCTTTTAGGAAATTGGTTAAAAAGGGAAAACACGGTAAAGCAGTACATATTTCACCCGCTCAACAAGCGGGGTCCAAAATCTGAAAACAAACCCAAACTAAATACCAAAGTCGGGGCCGAAGTAACGCACAAAATTTCTTCTTACAACATAAAGCGGCCCACTCATTAATGGGCTTTAGCTTGAATAAAagaactaaattaaaatatgattaatttgCAGGATAAGTTCtggaaaatgataaaatgtttataaaaaaaagctaGCCGTGCCTGCGCGTTACGcccaaagaaaaacaaatatttattttgaagatttatatttatagttagaattaaaatattcatacttactaaataaacataatagcAATACCCTTTTTATCTTTCTTTCCTACTCGTACCTACCACACCAAAAATCGCCTCAATTAAATACTCCGatttgacgtaaaaaattTACAAGCAAACAACATACCTACcatttattcacatttacaACAATTATGAATCCTatcaaagataaatttattttcatttttttctagAATCGTAACtaaaaaatgagaaaataattttgtttattacctcttcacgctctatctactcaatcttcttgaatttttacgcgggcgaagccgcgggcaaaggctATTTATCTATAGTTCCCATTGACTAAATCAACTTTTTGATAACACTGATTTTTTTGCCATGGCCAATCAACTTCTGGAATGTCTCGCCTTAAACAAAACGCTATATTCCAGTCACGTAGCATCCAGAATATAACTGGTTGCGTCCCAGAAGTCTTATAGCGGTAATCAGTTGAGCTTGTGACTCGATTCTCCGTTGAacagtgggcgaagtgcgtgttagcatttcacttctcaccgtcgaatcgattcgaaacgAGACACatcgaaccaatcacattgcggcattgtgacgcaacgacaaccacactgcaatgtgattggttcgctgcgtctcacttcgaatcgattcgatgatgagaagtgaaatgtaacccgcactaacccctcagACGGGCCTTGTGTGTAAAAATTAGAATTCATTGttataaaagcaataaattatacacacaaaCCTTCcacagaaatcacactatctatctATTGTGTTAGTACTGACCGTacaaaatccgtccggtagtttttgagtttaacgggttcatacagacagacgcgacagggtgacttctttttataatatgtaaggattgaAATGCCAAAGGGTGGTTACCTCTTCTCTgcccctctctctctctttcccAAACCTACAAGTTCCAGGTTTCTTTCGTAGCTGGAATatctgaattttattttacccgcatattttttttattttgaacattcGACTCTTTCTCACTGCCTTTcgaatgctgttgttgtctatcagctgtcaTGACTttatatcccttagtcgcctcgtacgaaatCTAAGGGATATactgaagtaaataaatatcaaaatggtctgacaacttaagatgccgacgaccgtgcgtaatggagaagaaaatgtagataatcggaccctgagctccgacgctcaacggctaaggAAACAACTGGGGAAACATTAATAAAGATATAGGTTTATATCAAAACTTACATGATATAGAAATGGTGTACCTACCACCGTTACCAGGATGTAGGTGGAACTAATCTGGAAGGAAGCCAAGTGTTGTTGCCAAAATCTTTTCAATCTGATAATGCAAGTTATGAGAATTCTCACGGTGTAACCTTTTACCGGTAAACACTGTCGACTGAGTCCGGctccattgctccgttgcgcgTTGCACCTCCCTTGTGTTCTGTTGTACACAGGCTTGGAAATTGACGTGTGTTGACTCtcaatacaatttctgcgtcgTCCGTCATAGGACAACAAAACGAGATGGAAGACAGAGCGTCAGGCCGGAGGTAGGGCTGGAAccttattttacaaaactgcCTTAGTATtatctctccctctctctctctctatttcATTTGAGCGATTTCTCGGTTGCTTCCGCAGCCATAAAGGcgtcatattaatattttaaaaaatgtagtttaaatattattaaaaatgtagttaTATTACTTGTATAGTTTGTAATATAACTACATTTTTGACAGTGGTTGCGAAACAGCCATgctaattcaaattcaaattcaaatctgtGGACTTTATGTCCCTGTTGccgtggtcctattctagggcggaaccacacgctttATGGACAAGAATACTTATTCAATATGGTGTAATATATACCTTAGCATTTAATTTTCCCCtatcgcctcatacgacattcacgggaggatattaagtggtcctattctaaggcggaaccacacgttTTACGGactaattatacctatatattgtgGTGTAATAGGATATCTACAATTTCTCAAACtttgaaagaaaacataaacTACTGTTCATAAACTCTAAAATCAGTCATTTGTAGAATTGTACATTCCACGAACCGGTCAATAATAGACTACGTAGTCATTCTGCGAATTAGTCATTTCTAGACTAAGCTccgtaattattattatttgattttaattgtatattgacatatttctgaaataaatatatatagacgAGAATATACTACgaaattcatataaaagagaaatatgctagaattttaaaaagttattttcaactatgtttgtcacatttttttaaataccgaCTTCAAATAATGGAGTGTTCAGTTTTATAGAGGCCTCTTATCATAAAGTAAAGTTATGGTTGACGTTATTATTATAggagactttgttttataatatataagctACGCCtctgggcttcgctctcgtggtaatttcgggataataaGTACCCTATGCGTTATTCCAGCCGccattatattctacccgtgtaccaaaaacataattactaTACTAAACGAATTGACTATAGCACATTCAACTCGCTAATGTTACAACAACGAACAGTGGTtcgacaaattaaaaaaaaaaaaccgactttcagtattaatttcgctacaacttttgaacggctcagccgattttcatgaaacatggctaagaacactcgggataatattatctataattttatcccgaattttAATTGTGTCGTagatgacacaaaaaaaaactaaacgaaaatcggtacatccgtttgggagctacagacagacagatacacagacagacacgttaaacttataacaccacTCTTTTTGCGTCAAGGGTTAAAAAGAGGCTGCTCTGGCGCATGTAACTATAAAGATACGAATACTAGAGGACATTTGACGACGCGCAACATATTACTCTTTCTCACTCATTACAATTGACTAATGTGAAATAGCGCATCGTTAATAACACTCAAGTAAAACCCCGTCCCAATTGCTCAGTCGCACTCCGTTACGTTGACATCCTTTGACGGAACATTTAACGCAGAAGAACGTAAAAATTGACGTATGAAGTAAAAaggtatgaagtttcgacacaattttaatgaacaCGAAAGAAAATCTTGCGCATCAAATGTTAAGCTTCGAGCTTCGAATATGATGATCTGCTACGACAGCGTCAAGCAATATGCTTCGACTTCGTACTACGAGCTACGAGAGTGCTACATCTGCTACGAGTTTCGACTACGACGACCTCGTAGCAGATGTAGCACACGCTACGATATTTCTTATTCATCACTATATTTTAATCCCCCACgcaaagaggggtgttataagtttaacgtgtctgtctatggcatcgtagctcccaaatgtatgaaccgattttcgtttagttttttttgtgtcatacataattttatctcttcttagccatgtttcatgaaaatcggttcagccgttcaaaagttgttgtagcgaaatgaatattgaaagtcgaggggtttttttctttgtctaagaaataaacttgttcTAGAATGAAGCAAATAGAGTCATGATTCACGTCTAAAATATCTGTATATACCTATTGTTAGTTAATCTATATGAAGTACCAGCATCTTgcgtagggaacaaatgtatTGCGTTCCCGCCTGGCCCTGGTAGAAAAGAAGAGGACAGAAGCTACTTGGAATacgcttagatgagagagataagGTTAGTCTATATGAAGTGtgatatatattaattgactatgatttttataaaaaacaaaagggCCTTGAATGccataggtatatataagtTTCCAataagaaaagatttgtataaaaacataaaaaataaaaattcattaaaatatttaatttgttatataattgtatatttttgtccaCATAATTAATAACTAGATGATGTTACTTGAGATCATGGAAATAATACAACAATtctgaaatgaatattttaatgtcgATAAGTTACTTCAGCTCCCAAGCTATCGAGTGGCTGGCAATATCGATGGCTTGTCCCTCGAGACCTGCCTCCATACATCAAAAACTTTGGAAGACCAATTGCCAAGTCTACACAACACAGTTTGTATGTGGATGGAATATCTTGATACATTTTctgtgtaattaaatatttaaattacacattaCCTGTACATGAAAGCCCACCAGGAATATGCTGTGCCATGCTACGTCACGGGTGGACCGGGGCACTGCGCGTGTTATCATTTTGATGTCTATATATCATGTTACTTTTTATCAATTACTTTTAAGATTTAGTACGCTGGCTACTGGCTATAGACTTAGAAATTATTGCCAAAATTCGCACAGGAGCGGAGCGTCAGTTAAGATCATATTGGCTTGAATTAACGgagaaaacaaatacaaacctaacaacattataaaacaacatttctATTAACACCAATAGCTTTTAACGATTCCACACCCACTTGATTTTAGGCTCTCGTGAGCATATTTCgtgttcttttattatttattatgagtttacataaaaataatctttttattttatttatttttttgtctatttatttaatactgttgAGTTTACTGCACCCTCTTATTTTAGGTACTTGTTTCTCTTTCCACCCAAAGgtttggctggaagaaattgcgctagcgataagtccgcctttgcactcatttatatttgaatatcatGTTATAATGCTTTGTGGatagtgcaataaagagtttgtcgatctatctatatctatctatctgcTGTTCGCATCGTCTTCCGCGGTAGCCTATATTTGACCTCGGGTTACCTACAACAAATTTCCTCTAAATCGTAAGCGTGACAACTTttgcaattattataattattagataGTACGAGAAGTATTGATACAATAGAAAAAGTTATATGAATCTCGTCCTTTTggaagctaaataaaaaagaatcgtatattttcatttcaaagatttattataGCAACGGCTTCTAATACGGACCCTTTCTTCTCTATTATTACATAGAGAGCCTTTtcaggtaaaatattttaccactTGATAATATGAGGTCCTAGGACGGATGAGTGCGACCGCCATTAAACgaaaatgttacaataatGTTGTTTAAGAGCTCTTTCGCGCGTTTATTGGGCAATAACGACCTATAAAGAAAAATGGTAGTTCCTTGTCCCACTTTCAGAAAACAAATTGAGGTGTCCGCGTGATCCACACGGGTTACGTTAGTCTAGCCAAACCTTTAATTACTGAATTGCCCTGAAATATCCTACTCCATACAtactatattgtaaaatatcaaGTGCAAAACATTTTGCTATCATTTTTGAgaggtttaaatattttacgagtGTTGATGCTTTGATTTGGGGTACCTAccgtttgtaaaatattttacgaaaataaagacaaaaaaattcGTCCGACCCTTTATCTATGGTCCTATCTCCTTCTCGATCTGATAAACGATGATGGTTGGACACGTGAATTAATTCGTGATAATGgcaaatataatgtatttgataGGAAAACGTAAACTGTATGCGCGTGTTATTAAAGATCCCGAcagtaaactcaaaaatattctgCTTCCAATAACTATTACACTTAGCCACAGTCGTTTAGTTATAAGTAAATctggaaataaatacataccttCGTTTCTGTATACATATAGCTTCGGAGCCATAACATTGCGCATGGTCTAACTCTTCGTCGCTATTGGTCAGTTCTTGTTTTAGTTGATCAAGTTTACCTGCGCCATTTCAACAATCTTCTAGCGCAACACACCATAACTgccatgatattttttttttgttgatttatgtATGAACGTAACGAACATGCACTTGATTACAAATGTAAGAAACTAGTGAAAACTAGTATCAGAGATTAAAAATACTGATATAATAGATAGACGAGCAAGAGGCGTTTGTTAGAAACCGTATTTAAAATCAACttgtaactaaaattaaatttgagcaatgaattttattcataacttGTCTAATAATACAACATGCCATACTCGACATCGTAATCGAGATAATCTCGCACGGGCCTACTGACCCCGCTTCTTCTCCTCACATTGACGTGGACGTAAGGCTGTAGTTCAGGATACGCCTCCACCAGCATCCTCGCTGATTGTCTATTCAGCGTCCCGTTCACCACTATATCTCTGAACGTCGCGTTATTAACGAAATTCTGATTCATCATACTGATCTCGTGGAGCCGAACCTTTAGAGCATCATCTATCTTTACCATCTCATGTTCATGTATATCCTGGACTGCTTTACGATCATGCCTATATTGGGCCTTCAGCATTTCAATGAACTTCTTCAGTTGCTTCGTCTTTCTCTTTCGCTGTTGCGAGGCATTTCTATcctgtttgtttattatccTCCTTATTTCTTTCTGGATTTTCCTGATAAGCCgttttatttgtcttttgCGCTTTTTCCTTGCAGCTTGGCGTTTGCGTTTGtccctttttttagttttcttattATCCTCTGCGGATCCTTTTTTCCCTCCAGCCTTTTTCTCATCACTATCGGTCCTCAGGGCGGAATCCTCGAAAGATAAATCGAATCCTTGATACATATCGTAGACAGTGAGTTGCAGAGCACAGCAAACGAACTGGGTTCGACCGCAGTTGAAGTCGCCGCGGTATATCCGGTATTCGGAGTCACATTCCATGGGCAGCATACAGGTGCCCC encodes:
- the LOC128677256 gene encoding uncharacterized protein LOC128677256 — protein: MKFYIFFFLAYITLSTAQKSLYNNLKANILSLFRRDELPTPKQKLMNRIGSEVKIRKSGQISEDEKAHFRLDPVLNFLNARKSSDHKKEHGKKDESAPASSSSSLELRDWKDEWREHWIIKKFEAINNTDFQPGDTVNMAAARPWGVPCGDPGQHDMPWGTCMLPMECDSEYRIYRGDFNCGRTQFVCCALQLTVYDMYQGFDLSFEDSALRTDSDEKKAGGKKGSAEDNKKTKKRDKRKRQAARKKRKRQIKRLIRKIQKEIRRIINKQDRNASQQRKRKTKQLKKFIEMLKAQYRHDRKAVQDIHEHEMVKIDDALKVRLHEISMMNQNFVNNATFRDIVVNGTLNRQSARMLVEAYPELQPYVHVNVRRRSGVSRPVRDYLDYDVEYGMLYY